The Arachis hypogaea cultivar Tifrunner chromosome 14, arahy.Tifrunner.gnm2.J5K5, whole genome shotgun sequence DNA window gagactctgatcaaattttaggaagactcaagtaacaaatttttattatgtcaaaactctctcatcttgaatttaatgctcttgatatatctagaaacaactatttatcatggatactagatgctgaaattcatcttgattcaatggatcttggagataccactaagcctgaaaataatgcatctcgGAAGGATAAAACCAAAGTCATGAtcttccttcgtcgtcatcttgacgaaggattaaaaaatgaatatctcaaattaaaagatcctacagatTTGTGGAAAaatcttgaagaaaggtataatcatcaaaagacagtgatacttcctcaagcccgatatgaatggacgcacttgcgtctacaggattttaaatccataaatgaatataattcagcaatgtttcgaatcacctcacgaatgaaattatgtggaaaaaaGATAACTGACAATGAtataagaaatattattttgtttcaaatgatgttgaaaattacaccactcattatgaagcatttgatttttttgaggatcttgaaggaaatattggtcatttgaataaataatataagaaacttcttgttaagtattcatgtaaataaataatataagaaacttcttgttaagttttattttctatgcatttgaatttcaagtgtgatgtatataaataatgtttgataaaatatttatgtttatgaattttaaGATTACTAAATGTGCcaagttctaaaataataataaaatttgcagTATATGATACCATGTACagtattttttagaaaaacaatcaagaaaataattttactgcACATATATTTCTactcattttaatattattattatttgtctttaaaaaaaatgtcaAAGACATATAGTGAAGATGTTTGCCTTGCGAATAGTACAAGTTCGCATACTATTCTCaaaactaatatatattttactcatcttgtgccaagagaagaatatgttaataatattattggcTTAGACAatatgatagaaggctccggaagagctataattttatttttcgaaagaacaaaattcataataaataatacattATTGTCTGCTAAGTCTCTACAAAACTTATTGAGTTTTAAATATATTCACCGAAATGGATGTCATATTGAagcaatgaatgaggaaaatcatgagtacttgtatatcacaactcatgattcaaataaaaagattatattagaaaagttactctCCATTTCATTTGGGttatattatatcaaaattagtgcaattgaatcacatgccgttgtaaaccagaagtttactaacccaaatgaattcataacttggcattatcgattgggtcatccgggaacaaccatgatgcggagaattattgaaaactcccatggatatTCACTAAAAaactagaagattcttaaatctagtgaattttgttatgctacatgttctcaaggaaagctaattttaaggtcatcaccagtaaagattggatttgagtcccctgaattcttagaaaggattcaaggcgatatatgtgaacctattcatccaccaaGTGGAtcatttagatattttatggtcctaatagacgtatcttcgagatggtcacatgtgtacttattgtcttctcgcaacttgGCATTTGGAGATtgcttgctcaaattattcgattaaaatcACAGTTTCCAGAAATCCAATCAAAATAAATCATCTTGATAATGctagtgaatttacttcccaagctttttatgcttattgtatggctaacggAATAAtggttgaacatccagtagctcatgttcacacacaaattgggttagcagaatcacttattaaacacctcaattaattgctagacccttacttatgagaacaaatctcccaacctcaacttgggggcatgctattttacatgtcgCAACACTTATTCATTTGAGGCCAACAAATtatcatcagttctctcctatgtaattagcttttggccaacagttaaatatttttcatttaagaatattcgggtgtgcgatatatgttcccattgtacCACCTTTTCGCACCAAAataggaccccaaagaaaattggggatatatgttggaaatgattctccctctatagtgaggtatagtgagatacaaactggagatgtatttaaagcccgatttgcAAATTGTCATTttcatgaatcaaaattttcaatattaaggtgattgaataagcttcttgaaaaaggaacttaattggaatgcatcatcattgatgcatttagatcctcgatcaaggcaatatgaactagaagttcaaaatatTATACAtctgcaaagaatagcaaatgaattaccTGATGCATTTTCTTAttcaaagaggataaccaaatcttatataccagtgaAAAATGCCCCAATTTGAATTGATGTCTTAATAGGATAAGTGGCAACTGaaacaaattcacgccagaagcgtggtagACCGGTTGGTTTCAAAGACAAAAGtcctcgaaaaagaaaagagataaatactattcctgttgaaaaataCATAGTAAAGATACTTGCAATtgtccaaaattttgatataattttgacgccaaaagacgttcaggtacctaaaaattggaaaaatgacgagatctcgataaattatgtctttacagtagaaaaatgggaccgaaataagacaattgccaatgaaatatttacatataatgtggcattaaatatcatgcatgaaagtaaggatcttgagccaagaacagtcgaagaatgtcgataaaggaatgattggccaaaatgagaagaagctatgaaggctgagttagactcacttgcaaaacgtgaagtcttttgacctgtagtccgtacatcaggagatgtaaaacctgttggatacagatgagtatttgtgagaaaacgaaatgagaaaatgaagttgtgcgctacaaagctcaacttgtagcacaaggtttttcacaaaggcccgatatagattatgaagaaacatattctcctgtagtggatacaataacattgcattatttggtcagtttatctgcataccaTAAACTACATATACATTTcatggatgtggtaacaacctattTATACGAATCATTAGATTGTGATATTTATATGAATGTCCCTGAGGGACTAAAGatgtctaaaccatccaatgaatattcgcaggggttatactcagttaagttgcaaagatctttatatggtctaaagcaatctggacgaatgtggtataatcgtcttactgagtatctggccaaaaacggattcaataatgatgatatctgtccatgtgttttcataaagaaatctgcatcttgATTCATTATAATTGATGTGTacgttgataatttaaatatcattggaactcatGAAgggattccaacaattataaaagttctaaaagaagagtttgagatgaaagatcttgaaaagactaaatttcttctcggcctgcagatcaagcataaaaaaatgggatctttattcatcagacaacatacacagaaaaaattttgaagagattttatatggataattcacatccattaagtaccccaatgatcgtaaggtctttggatgtgaaaaatgatcaaattcgtcctaaagaagaaaatgaagatatccttggtcctgaagtaccatatcttagtgctatTGGAGCGCTAATATATCTTGCTAATAAcacacgacccgatatatcatttgtttTGAagttactagcaaggtatagttcctctccatccagaaagcattagagtggaatcaaacaaatctttcgatattttCATAGAACGGTTGActtgggattgttttatccatatggatccaagtcatAACTAGTAGGCTATGCAGATGCAAGATACTTGTCTGGtccacacaaagggagatctcaaataggatacctgttcacatatggtggaacagctatatcatggagatccacgaaacagacgattacagcaacatcttctaatcatgctgaaatactagcgatataTGAAACTAGTCACAAATGTTTTGGCtcaagagtttgatccaatatattatgtcatcatgtggactgattggtcataagatagctccaactgtcttgTTTTAAGATAATACAGGCAtatagcatgcattgctcaactcaagggtggatacatcaaaggcaaTAGAACAaggcatatttctcccaaatttttcttcactcatgatctttaaAATCAAGGAACacttgatgtccaacagatcctcTCAagcgataatctggcagatttgtttacaaagtcactcccaaaatcctcctttgaaaaattggtacatcagattgggatacaccgattttgagatattaaataatgtcgACGAGAGggagagactgtactcttttttctttggtcaggtttttttccattggatttttcttgacaagatttttaatgagacagtccccatcacaaaaggattttgtactctttttcatttattaaagttttttttcattgaatttttctttagtaaAATTTTAATGAGGCATAATCTTAAATGGttatccaagggggagtgttgtgataagcatGTGGATGTCCATTTAATGGGTAGTTCACTCTTTTCAGAATGAGAATTCATTTTATCAATACAGATTGAAATTAATGAAACAAAAAGACAATACTATTGTAGGTATATAAATAGGCATAAATTCATGCCAAAGCTACAtacaattaaaacaataaaatcacTTCTCTCCTTTTTCATATACTGTTCTTTTTTATCTCTCTTttacaaataaattattatatatattaatagatatatataaaacatctttattatattaacataattatattaataaatattaatattaaaattatctatttatattttttattttatatctattttctctttcttttagaATATTTAAGAAACTCATAAATCAAGCAGTGCTACTACGATTTAGGAAGAGAGAAACAGTTGCTACTTGCTAATAGGGGTGAAAACAGGTCAGGCCAGGCCAGTCTTTGTTcttaacaggcctggcctgtcatacagttgattggcctgagcctggcctgcagcctgttataggctctttataaagtactaggcctggcctgttattcagcctgacctggcctgaagcctgttaaaaggcctgctaatttttttttacaaaaataaaaatattatttaaaaaattattttttaataaaaatagttatatgtaatatgtcatatatttaatatttgtaaaaaattttaaacttttaacatatttaaaatatacaaaaatatttataataaaatataataaatttaaaatatctcataattttattaataataaataattatttatatatttaattatattttaacaggtcCAGGTAGGCCTGACAGGCctataaggctaattagtgagcCTAAGCCTGGCttattaatgtattaaggcttttaaaagagcttgggcctgtacctattttataacaggccaggccagggccaggccaaacacaggtcaggctgcaggcccctgacaggccgcctggcctttttccacccctacTTGCTAACACATTTGTCcttagcttgtcacttaccataTTCACTCATGTCATAATTTATCACCGCCTTGAACCCTCAATCATCACGATCGcgtcactcttttttttttttacagagaAAAATTACTATCcgtacataaaataataatactacACCTATTGtggctaatttttttagatattatcaAAACATAGGTGTAACAGGGAGATATTATGTTAGTTTAGTGTAATACATTGATATAGAGATTGAGAAAATATAACAAGAAATCGTTATTGACGATttcagaaaagataaaaaaactataaaaatgagaCTAACGATTTTTGAATAGgacaaaaaatatagaaaatgggACTTACGATTTCAAGTAGGACAAAAATAAGTTCTGAATCTATAGGAACATGAAATCGTTAGTGTCGATttccttttttattaattttgaaattatttaattCGTAAACGTGAGTAACGATTTGTTTATTAACTTCTCTATATATAGAGTGCGTGCGTGAATGTAATGTCTTGCAATTCTCgatttccttttctctttctaatacTCTTCTtatacttcttattctttttattgtttctcttctTTCCTGTGTGCAagtaatttttttgttgtttgttattaggtaaattttttttgtttattttagttatataaatatttcattttGATACTATGATATTTCGTTAATTCGTGttagaaattataatagaaatataatttttgtgataacaaaaatgaataataatattagttttaaaatttattataatagtcAAACTTTATTTGAAACAGCTGAAGGTGTGATATTTATGTGTAATAATCCTTGtatatttgttctttttttttatggtGTCGTTCGAAGAATTTAAGAGTTATAGTTGTCAAAATATAGATCCTCATATGCCAAAGAGGGTGACAAATATTTTATACAGACGACCTATATTAGTATTCGGTAGATTCGTTCAATTTCATGCGACGTGCATCAATGATGACACAAGTCTGCAAGAGATGTTCTCAATCTACTATCAAGCCCAATCACAAGTGTCTATTATTGAGCTGTATGTGGAGTTTGACCAATTACCAAATACGATGGAACAATATGATCATGATTTTGATTGGGAAAGTTATAACGGTGACAGCGAAGAGGAATATGAAGGAAATTACTATTTCGTTGATCCGAATGCAGACGAGGAACAAGAGGACTGCACCATTGAGTCGGACGTCGAAGACGTCGCAAATGCACTAGCGAGTGAGCATCCATTCGAAGAACCGTCTTTCATGCGCGCTTTGGATCTCGATGCCATGAATACTCCAGAATTTTCGGAGTATGCCAATGCAGGTTTGTAGTTGCATCACACTGTATTTGGATTAGTACTTTAAATATTATGTTTGTGTATTAATATTATGCACTGTGTAAATATGGGTTGGCGGCGTTATTGCAGATCCACCTATGGTCAAAGATGGTGAATTTGTCATAGGGATGAAATTTAATTCTAGAGAGGCTGTGATCAAGGCAGTTAAAGATTATACCATTCACAGAGGTGTTGATTATCGGGTTTTTAAGTCTGAGCCGACGACATTTTACGCGAAATGTGTGCAATATGGGCAAAgctgtgattggcttatcagggttagCATGATGCGAAGAAAGTATTATTGGGAGATTAGACGATACAATGGCAACCATACTTGTACTAGAGCCACTATTTCTCAGGATCATTCGAAGTTGGACTCAAACACTATTGCAGAAGCAATTAAGCCATTGATAGAGGCCGATCCATCCATAAAGGTGCGATCAGTGATTGCAGATGTCCAATCGAAGTTTAACTACATGATTAGTTATCgcaaagcatggttggctaagcagAAGGTAGTTGAAAAAATTTTTGGAGGGTGGGAAGCCTCTTATGAAGCATTGCCCATATGGTTTGAGGCAATGGTGAAGAAAGAGCCATCAGTAGCCGTCGAATATGAAACGTTACCTTGCTACCATGGGGATGAATTGGTTCAGGATGTCAGGGTTCTAAACCGAATTTTCTGGAGTTTCTACCCATGTATAAGAGCATTTAGGAATTGCAAGCCGGTTGTACAGGTAGATGGCACACACTTGTATGGAAAATATAAAGGAGCGTTGTTGGTCGCAGTTTCTCAAGATGGCAACAACAATATTGTGCTAATTGCGTTTGCGCTTGTAGAGGGGGAGACATCAGATGCATGGTTCTTTTTTCTTCGTCATTTGCGAACCCATGTGGTGACAAAGGATGTGATGGGACTTATCTCTGATCGACACAAGTCTATTAGGTCAGCAGTTTCACGTTGTGATGGAGCATGGGAGCCGCCAAGGGCCAGACACATGTTTTGCATGAGGCACATAGCATCCAACTTCTTGAGGAAGTTCAAGGCACCGTTCATGCAAAAGCTTGTGGTGAACATAGGTAATTAACAATGTGTTCTATATAATATTTTATGCATCTTGTGGTTATGTTTCCAATGGTGGTTATCGTTGTATCTTTTTGTCCAGGCTATTCTAAGACGGTGGATGAATACGAAATCCGTTACCAGAGGTTGCGCAGTTGGGGTGAGGCATACACTTGCTGGCTAGATTCCCCATGAGCAACACTCTTTGGCATATGATGGTGGTCATCGATGGGGTCATATGACGAAAAATCTAGTGAAGTGCATCAATGGGGTGttgaagggtgcacgcaatctTCCCATCACAGCACTTGTAAAGGCGACTTTTTACAGACTGAATGAGTTGTTCACAAGGAAAAGGGATGACGCTGAGACTCATCTTCGAGCCGGACACTTATTCTCCGAAATAATGACCGAAAAAATTCAGCAAAATTTAATTGCGGCTGGAAACATCATGGTTAGTTGCTTCGATAGGCAGAATGAGGTTTTCGAGGTGAGGGAGATGCCCAGCGGTGTTGAATATGCGGTAGACTTGCGACGTAGGCACTGTGACTGTGGTTATTTTCAGGTAGATCGCTTTCCATGTCGTCACGTTTTTGCATGTTATGCAAACCAATGTCTTGATTGGCAAGTTTACGTTCATGAGGTGTATCGGATGGATGAGATCCGAAAGGTGTACAGAGCTAGATTTAAGCCATTGGGCAACCCAACAACATGGCCCGTGTATGGAGGGCCACGGATGATACCTAATCCTTCATTTAAGAGAGTTACCAAAGGTCTTTCCAAACAAACTcgcttcttgaatgagatggacacacGATCAATGCGAGGTCCAAGACGTTGTAGGCTATGCTGTGTAGAAGGACATAGTCGTAGTAGGTGCCCCCAGCACGCCGGATTTAGTGCACGCGAGGCAGACCCACCGTAAGTGTATAATATAGGAAAGGCTAAGGGCGTACATTACATATTTTAAAACGACGTTGAGTATATTATTGCCAATTACAATCTACTAGTaatgaagaaaaagtatgtaTCCAGGTTAAGCATTTATATTTTTAGTGAATATAGTAGTTTCTCATAGCATGGTTATAGATTCTAGtagtacataaataaaattaacatcaCGGACTTTGCCATTAACTAGCACATCAAAGTAGAATCTAGTAGTTTGTCATAGCATGTACATAAATAAATTTAACTAGCACATCAAACTAGAATTTTGAATTCACAAAATACATCGTGGAATGACAAACCAATTTGCTACAcatattttgtaaattttttttttactgtgTTCACCACTTTTTTGTACTTGTTCGACATTGCTTTCTTTATCGCTGATGGGGTATATCTCTTTTGGCTACGACAGGGTGGATCTACCCTTAAATTGTAGCCTTTATCCCGTTCTTATTTTGTTGCTGTTCCAGTCACACCTGCCAACATTAACATCATATCTCAATGTACATGTATGTAATAATTATAACATAAATCACATTTATTTCAGAGTGATAATAATACAGACAGACGCTACAATACCATCACATTGtaataattaaaaatgaattacCTCTGGTCGGCCTAGGCTGCCCATTGTTATCTTCgtcgtcatcatcatcctcaCTTTCATCCGAATCTTCTTCCTCATTATCGTCGTCACTTGAGTCCATCTTATCACGGTATGGACTGTATCTGCATTGTGCAAACTGGTCTTCTTCATGTGTCTCCTGGATTGATGAATCAATGAGATTATGATCAATTCTTGGAATATATGCACTAGTTCTAGAGTTGTATTCGTGACCAATACCTCGACCCCAATCGCTTCTGCTGGAGTCAAGTGACACTCTAGCGGCTGAATAAGAGGAACTGGTAGGTCAATGTACTTGTGAATCGAAAGACAATCTATCAGGCACCACTTGAGGTGGTTGTGGCACCTCTTCCGGATATAACTCCTGCTGGTATATGGGATGTTGGGTCGGATCCAGCACATTAGACATTTGGGGCGTACTTGGATCTTGCATGAACCCGATGATCTGATCCCAGGTAGTTTC harbors:
- the LOC112743305 gene encoding uncharacterized protein is translated as MEQYDHDFDWESYNGDSEEEYEGNYYFVDPNADEEQEDCTIESDVEDVANALASEHPFEEPSFMRALDLDAMNTPEFSEYANADPPMVKDGEFVIGMKFNSREAVIKAVKDYTIHRGVDYRVFKSEPTTFYAKCVQYGQSCDWLIRVSMMRRKYYWEIRRYNGNHTCTRATISQDHSKLDSNTIAEAIKPLIEADPSIKVRSVIADVQSKFNYMISYRKAWLAKQKVVEKIFGGWEASYEALPIWFEAMVKKEPSVAVEYETLPCYHGDELVQDVRVLNRIFWSFYPCIRAFRNCKPVVQVDGTHLYGKYKGALLVAVSQDGNNNIVLIAFALVEGETSDAWFFFLRHLRTHVVTKDVMGLISDRHKSIRSAVSRCDGAWEPPRARHMFCMRHIASNFLRKFKAPFMQKLVVNIGYSKTVDEYEIRYQRLRSWGEAYTCWLDSP
- the LOC114925241 gene encoding uncharacterized protein gives rise to the protein MTKNLVKCINGVLKGARNLPITALVKATFYRLNELFTRKRDDAETHLRAGHLFSEIMTEKIQQNLIAAGNIMVSCFDRQNEVFEVREMPSGVEYAVDLRRRHCDCGYFQVDRFPCRHVFACYANQCLDWQVYVHEVYRMDEIRKVYRARFKPLGNPTTWPVYGGPRMIPNPSFKRVTKGLSKQTRFLNEMDTRSMRGPRRCRLCCVEGHSRSRCPQHAGFSAREADPP